TTGATTCCCATCGACCAATGGCCATGACGCTTCAGAAGCTGTCAGGCTGCCTGCAGGAATGAGTAAGCATATTGCCGCGAGCAATGCTAGTACTCTCATAGTGCGCTGGAATGGCTTCATTCTCATTTAACCTCCGCAATCATTGCAATTTTGTTCTCGATGAACTCTACTGTTCTGTCCCATCATCATGACTCCAATAACTTTAAATCATTACTAAACCTACCTAGCCCCAGTCATTGTATCACATTCTACATTTATTGACATGATTTTTATGATAATACCGTGACTTCAGTCTTGGTATATAGTTCTTTAGTTATAACCATACCAATGAGTCTCGAACCGACGTCGCTTGGACGGTCGCCGCCAATCTAGGAGTATACACGAAGCTTCTCACGCACCGAGCCGCCGAGCAGCTCATAGATCGGAGCTCCATAATATTTGCCCTTAATATCCCAGAGCGCCTGCTCGATCCCTGAGATCGCACTCATCAGGACGGGACCATCACGATAGCCCCCCCTCCCCGATATAACACTTGAAAATGGTCCTCGATTTTCAGCGGATATTTCCCTGTCAAATAATCCTTCAGCTCTTCTACCGCCGCACGCGTCGTCGATGCGCGTCCCTCAAGAATCGGCTCGCCGCCCTCGAAGCCTTGGTCTGTGCTGATCTTCAGGAACAGCCAACGCGGTTCAATCTGGAATAGCTCCATCTGTGTTATCTTCATTTGATGAACCTCCCCTTGAACGCCGCCTTGCCTTCATACTTGCCGTCCAGCACCTTGCCTAGCATCCACTGACTGGTCCGCATCTGCAGCTCACGGGCCGATAAGTCGTTCACTTTGCAGTAGCCGAATACGACATCAAGCACACGTTCCTCGCTAACCGCCTTCGCCCGCTTGCCGATGACGACTCCAAGCTCCGCCTCATAATCATAATGCTGTGCAGATGAGGTCAGCGTCACGCTCCGACACCATATAAGCACCGGAGATGATGTCTTCGAGTGTCGCCTCAAGCTGTAGCACACCCCGCTCACCTGCAAGGCCGCACGTAACGGCATCAAGATGTTGAATTTGTACAAATTTCATAACAATAATCCTCTCTGGAATTACTCAGCGGCCTGTTCCATTACCACATGGTAGCACAAATCTGCACATTTTTAATTGTAGCATTTCCGCTCGTCTTTGGACTTTTCCGACCTCGTATCCCATACCATCACGTCGTCCGTTCAAACTCATATAGAGCCGGCATATGGATGCCGACTCTATACTCATCTCTATGAGTTATTGCTGCCTGTTCAAGCAACCTCAAACGATCATCCCTATAATTCAGCTACGACTCGTGAACCATCACCTTGCACATATTCGACACCCTATTCATGCTCCTGCACGTAGCTCTGATCACCAGCTCGCCAGCCTCCACACCCTGTACGAGCATCATGCCGCGTCCGGCCTCCGTCGTCAGACGAGTGCTCTGATAAGGCTGCACGTTGTCCGAGCTGCCGTTATCGACGCCCAGCACGCGACCCGGTCCATCCACCTCGAAGTCGAGTGTCACATTCTGGTTCGTAATTGCATGTCCCGCTGCATCCATCAGCTGGGCAATGACATGGACGACGCTGTCCTCATGTGCAGCAACCGTCGCCTTATCCACCTCAAGCACAATATGCTGCACAGGTCCGACCGTATGGAGCGCCGACTCGACCGACTCACTGTGCGTCTCTCCGTGCGTCTCACCTTCCGTCACGCCCAGCTTCCGACCGACAGCCTTCAGCTCACCTGCCTCATACGGAACCGCCCACTTGTAGATGCGATCCTCGAACTCTTCAAGTCTGCGCGTCGCCAGCAGCTTACCGTTCAAGTACAGCGAGACCTCGTCACAGTTCGAGTACACCTCGGCGACGACGAGCTCCTGCGGGCTGTAATTCCAGTGCGTGTTCACATCGTGCCAGAACCAGACCCGCTGCTGCCAGCCGCCCTCCACCTTCTCAACCAGCTCGCCATCCTCATTCAGCACGTAGAGCGACTGCTCCAGCGTCTGCGTCACGAGATGGAGATGCGGCTCGTTCGTCCATAAGCTTTTGAACATATGATAGGAAGGCTTCTCGAAGGCGGCGAAGTCCAGCAGCCCGAGGTTCGAGCCCTTGCGCGGCCACGGCTTCTGAATCGCCTCTCCCATATGATCGATGCCCGTCCATAGGAAAATGCCTGGCACATGCTCCCGCTCCAGCACCGCCTTCCACTCGTGCCACTGGGCAACGTTCTCCGTTCCCATAATCGGCTTGTCCGGATAGTGGTGATGCCCGTAATCGTAGATAACGCGGCGGTAGCTGTAGCCCGCCATATCGAGCGCATCGATATAGCCCGACTCGTAGCTCGCGCTCGGCAGAATACAATTAGCGATGACCGGACGCGTCGTGTCCATCTCCCTCGTCCAGCGGGCGAGCTGATGAGCCGTCTTGTCGATGTCGTAATGATCTCGCGGCGTCGCCTGAATGATCTCGCGAATTTGATCACGGCTGTTCGGCGGCAGCGTCCAGAAGTAGTTGCCCGACGCATTCATGCCGAAGTAGCCTGTCGCCACATTGTACTTCGGATACGTCCATTCGATCTCGTTGCCGATGCTCCACTGAATGACGCACGGATGATTACGGTCACGCCGCATCGTATCCTGCAGATCCTGCTGCGCATATTCACGGAAGTACTCCGCATGACCGCGCGTCAAGTAATCGACCGACTGCTCGCCGCCATTCCTGCGCTTATCCTTCGGATGGTCCCACTCGTCGAAAAATTCCACCTGCACCAGGAAGCCCATCTCGTCGCACAAGTCCATAAAGTCCTCGGACATCGGATTGTGCGCCGTTCGGATCGCGTTGCAGCCGCATACCGCCAGCTTCTCCAGCCGTCTGCGCCACACATCGAGCGGCACAGCTGCGCCGACGAGGCCGCCGTCATGGTGCAGGCAGACGCCCTTGATCAACGTACGCCGTCCGTTGAAGAAGAAGCCCTTGTCCGCATCGAAGCGGAACTCGCGGATGCCGATCGTATCCGTCTCCGTCTGTATAACCTTGCAGCCGAGCACGACGTCGGCCTGCGCCCGATACAGCTTCGCCTGATGAATCTCCCAGCGCTCGGGCTGCGACACCGTATAGTCGAGCGTCACCTCGACTTGGCCTTGCTTGCTCACATGGCACGTAGCCTTCTGCTCCGCGACCTGCTCACCGTTCGGACCATACAACCGCCCGACGATCTCAACCGTCTCATCACGCTCCGAATCGTTGCGCACCGTCATGACGCCCCGAACGGTCGCCGACTCGTCGCTGACCTCAGGTGTCGTATAGAACGTTCCCCACACCGGAATGTGCACCTGTGGCACGATATGCATCGACACCTTCCGATAAATGCCTGAGCCGGTATACCAGCGACTGTCAGCGTACCGGGAATGATCGACCCGTACCGCAATGACGTTCTCCTTCCCCAGCGGGTTCAGTGCAGCTGTCAGGTCCACGACGCACGGCGAATATCCGTACGGATGGAAGCGAACGAGCGTTCCATTGCAATAGATGCTCGCACGGTTATAGATGCCGTCGAAGTTAACGAATACACGCTGGCCCGCCATCGCCTCTGTCGTCTTGAAGCTGCGACGATACCAGCCAATACCGCCGAGCAAGTAGCCTGTACACGCTTCACCCTTCTCCTGATCGAACGGCTGCTCCACACTCCAGTCGTGCGGCAGCTGAACCGTTCTCCAGCTCGAATCGTCCGTTGTCAGCAGATGTGGAGCCTCAGGCTCGTCCAGAATGAATTTCCAATTGTCGTTAATAGGTAACCCTCGCATCGACTCAACCTCGCCATTCTTCAATATTCATCATTCAGCTATGTCGCTCACGTAGTTCAGGCTATTCACAGCCCCGGATGAAGGAGCGACCGGATACGTATACATACCGTTCGCCGCGTGCCAGCAAGTGACACTTCTGCTCGGGATAGCGCTCGTACAGCTCCTGCACGAAGTAACCCGGCTTCTCTGTGTTCCAATCGAACGTATCATAATGCAGAGGAATGACCGTATCCGCCCCGATCTCCCAGGCAAGCTGTGCCGCCTCGCTGTAATTCATGTTGCCTGCAATCGGCTGCCGGGTACGATAGTAGTCGCGGCCATTGATCGGCAGACAGGCGAGGTCGATCCGCTGTGACTGCAGCAGCTCCGTCAATCCGTCGTACACCAGCGTATCGCCTGCATGATATACAGTGACACCATTGAGGCGAATGACGTAGCCTACATAGCGATGGTGACCGTCCGCATCCTGTTCAAGCTGCTCATGCGCTGCCGGAATGGCCAGCACCTGCAGCCTCCCGTCGAACGAGTCGGTCATCCTCTGCGTATTCGCCTCCATGATTCGCTCGGGCTCGAAGCCGAGCTGAAGCAGCCTCGCCTTGCTGTAGCGCGGTGCGACCACGAGACAATCTGGACTTGTCGTACGCACAACCTCCATCGTTCCCGGGTCCAGATGATCCTCATGATCATGCGTGATCAGACACATGGAAGCGTTCGTCAGGTGCTCCGGTGTAAGCGGCGCTTCGTATTGTCGTGTCAGCCCGAGCACCCGGCTCACATAGTCGGACACGAACGGATCGATGTACAGCGTGATGCCGTCCCCCTTCACCGCGATACTCTCCTGGCCGAGCAGCCAGACCGCAAGCGTGCCGTAGGGAGGCTCGGTGCGATTCATCTCCTCAATTAACGCTTCGTTCAGCCGAAGCCGTGAATGACTCATGGGCGTATCCCTCCTTCCTATGACGATAGCCTGCAGGCTATCGCCGTGACCCGGACGAGTAGCAGACTGCAGGCTGTATACGTTACCTCCGCGATGGAGGCTATAATTTGGACGCTTCGGTCACGAATTAAGCATTATAGTTCAAGTACACGGTACGCTTCTGCAGGTAGCCCGCGATGCCGTACTCGCCGTCCTCGCCGCCAAGTCCGCTCAGCTTGTGGCCGCTGTGGTGGCCCTGCATGCAGCCGGACATGCCTTGGTTCAGGAACACCGTGCCGACCTGCAGCACGTTCATACCGTGCATCAGCTTCCGGTAGTCGTTCGAGAACAAGTACGCCGACAGACCGAGCTCGCTCGAGTTCACGATCTCGATCGCTTCCTCGAAGCTCGAGATACGGATAATCGGCAGCACCGGTCCGAAGATCTCCTTCTGCGCCGCAGCCATATCCGGCTTCACATTGACCAGCACCGTCGGCTCATACCAGTATCCCTTGTCGAAAATGCCGCCCGTCGGACGCTTGCCGCCCGCCGCGATGCTCGCACCTTGAGCGACCGTCTCCTGCACGATGTCGTCGATCTTCTTCAGATCGAGGCCGTTCGCCTTCGGGCCCATCGTCGTCGAGCTGTCGAACGGATCGCCGAGCTTCACCTGCTTCACGCGCTCCAGCAGCTTCGCCGTGAACTCGTCGGCCACCTTCTCATGCACGAGCACCATCTCGTTGCAGATGCACACTTGACCGCAGTTCGCGAAGCGAGCGACAACCGCTGCCTCGACCGCCTTATCGACATCGGCATCGTCCAGCACGATGAACGGCGCCTTGCCGCCAAGCTCGAGCGACAGCGCTGTAATGTTGTCCGCTGCTGCCTTATAGATCTGCTGTCCGGCACGCACGCTGCCTGTTACCGTCACGAGCTTCGTGATTGGGCTGCTGACGAGCAGCTGACCGACCTCTGCGCCTGTGCCTGTCACGAAGTTCGCCACACCCGGCGGGAAGCCGACCTCGTGGATCAGGTTGAAGAACTCCGCGGACGCGACAGGCGTCAGCTCATGCGGCTTAATGATCATCGTGTTGCCCGTGACGAGCGCCGGGCCGAGCTTACGACCGATCAGAGCGAGCGGATAGTTCCACGCACACAGACCGATCGTGACGCCGTAAGGCACCTTCTGAATTTGCAGCAGCTCGCCCACACGGTTCGATGGGAGCACATCACCCTTGATCTTGTTCGCAGACTCGACGGCATACATCATATACGCCATCGTGTCATCGACTTCACCGAGCGCTTCGCCGTACGTCTTACCTTGCTCCATGACGAGAAGACGTGCGAAGAACTCGCGCTTCTCCTTCACCTTCTCCACCAGCTTCACAAGATATTCGGCACGCTTCACATATGGAAGCGCCTGCCAGTCCAGCTGCGCACGCTGCGACGACTCCAGCGCCTTCTGTACATCCTCAGGCGAAGCATCGGTAACGGTAGCGATGACCTCCTCATTGGCCGGATTCTGTACATCGGTCAGCTTATCCGAGGTGGAGTCCACCCATTGACCATCGATATACAAGCGATAGTATTCTTTGCCATTGCGCGTACCTTTCATCATCTCTACACACTCTCCTTGGATTGTCAAATTCACTTGCCTTTATAATGAGGCGTCCGCTTCTCCTTGAACGATTGCTTGCCCTCCTGGGCATCCTCGGTCGTGAAGCAGAACGCGAACAAGCTGTTCTCGTATTGCAGCCCGGCGTCCAGCGGCATATTCATCGCCGCCCGGAGCGCGAGCTTCGCATTCTCGACGGCGATCGGGCTGTAGCTGACGATCGTCGACGCCAGCTCGCGGACGGTGCGCTCGAGCTCGTCGGGCTCGACGACACGCTCGACGAGCCCTGTGCGCAGCGCTTCGTCCGCGGACAGCATCGCGCCCGTCAGCACCATCTCGGCTGCCTTGCCCGGCCCGACGAGGCGGGGCAGCAGCTGCGTGCTGCCGCTGCCGCCGATCCAGCCGAGCTTGATCTCCCCGGCCCCGAACCTGGCGTTGCTCGAGGCGATTCGAATGTCGGCATGGAGCGCCAGCTCCAGCCCGCCGCCAATCGCATAGCCGTTCACCATCGCGATGACCGGCTTGCGGATGCTGCGGATCGCCATGCAGTAATCGTCGCGGTTGCGCAGGTCCCACGGACTGCCGTAATCGTCCAGCACCTCGATGTCACTGCCAGCGCTGAAGCTCTTCGGACCCTCTCCGGTCAAGATGACGACTCGGACCTCTTTGTTCTTATTCATATGGTCGCAGATCGCGCGAAGCTGCTCGCCCATCGACCGAGTGACCGTATTCAGCTTACTCGGCCGATTCAGGGTGATCGTCGCGATATAATCGGCAACGTCCACACGAATGTCGTGAAGCTCCATCCTCGTCTCCCCCTCGCCCTATCACTCCTACTGCTGCGAGCTGCTCAGCTCGAATTGCTCATTAATGCGGTCCGTATCTTCGCCGACCCGCGGCGCGCCCTTCGCATGCTTCAGCACGGTGCCGTTCACGCGCACCGGATAGCGCGTCGTCCGGAAGACGGCACCGCTCGTACGAACGACGTCCTGGAACATATCGAGCCCTGCGATGCCATCGTGCGCGAGCGCAGACTCCCAGTCCATCACCTCGGCGCACCAGTAGTCCGCAGGCTCCAGTCGATCGAGCCAGTAGCGGGTCGGCTGCGTCTTGAGATGTGCGTTCAGCGTGCGCTTGATCTCATCGCGGCGGCTGAACCACGTCGACGTATCGGTATAGCCCAGCAGCGCGTCGCAGCCGAGCAGCTCGCCCAGCGTCAGCACCGAGCCCATCGCGAGTGCGATATAGCCGTCCGCTGTCTCGTAGATGCCGTACGGTGCGCCCAGATACGCATGCGCGTTGTGAAATTCGCTCCGCTCGGGCTGCACGCGCTCCTCCCGATTCAAGTAGGCGCTCAGCACCTCGAACTGGAAGTCGAGCGCCGCTTCCATCAGACTGATCTCCACGAGGCCGCCTGTGCCAGTCTTCTCCCGTTGCAGCAGCATGCCGAGCAGCGTCTGCACGAACATCGAGCTCGTATGCAGGTCGATAACCGCAAGACCGAACGGAACCGGAGGCTGATCGCGGTCGCCGTTCATCCAAGCAAGACCCGACATCGATTGCACGAGCAGGTCTTGACCGGGCTTGTTCTTCCACGGGCCTTCCGCCCCGTAGCCCGTGACGCTGCCATAGATGATGCGCGGGTTCAGCGCCTTGACCGACTCGTAATCGAGTCCGAGCTTCTTCATCGCACCGGGACGGAAGTTCTCGATGATCACATCCGCCTGCTGGATGAGCTTCTTGATTTTGTCCAAGTCAGATGGGTCCTTCAGGTTCGCAGCGTAGCTCTCCTTGTTGCGGTTCATCGATTGGAAGACGGTGCTCTCCCCGTCCACTCGCAGATTCGACAATGTAATCTGACGGCTGCCGTCTCCAGCATCAGGACGCTCAATCTTGATGACGCGTGCGCCAAGGTCTGCGAGGCGGAGCGCCGACACAGGCCCTGCGAGATATTGACTGAAGTCGAGAACGACGATGCCATCTAGCAGCTTCATACGTTCGACACCCCTCTCGCCTTGAGCTCTCCAGCTCTTGCCTGCCTGTGCATGACGTTCAGCTGACGAACGACCGTTCGCAGATCGCTGCTGCCTTGCATCAGCGTGTCGCGAATGAGATGTCCCGCCTGCTCCTGGAACGCGATGTAGCCGTCGAAGCGCGGGCGCATCGAGCCGTACATCAGCGTGTCGAGTGTCTGCTCGAAGAAGCCTCCAGACAGGCGGTTCACCTTCGAATCGAGCCATGCTGTGCGATGGCCCGGCTGTCCGTCACGTAAGAAGAAGGTGCTGCGCTGGAACTGTGGCGAAGCGGTCATCTCCGCGAAGCGTGCTGCGACCTCAGGGTACTTGCACTTCGAGGAGATCGCCAGCCCGACCCCGCCGATCATGCTGCCGCTCGGCTTGCCGCTGCTGGACGGAATGTTCGTGAACGACGTCACGTGCGGTCGGAACCCTTCTCTAGCGTAGTTGGAATAGCCGTAGATCAGTGGAACGTACACGAGCTCGTCGGTCGTTCCCATTCGATTCAGCATGTCGATCGGATCGCAATGAACCGACTGCGGATGCAGCACCGGCATGAGGCTGGCGAGCAGCTCCAGCACGGCTACGCCGATCTCCTCAGGCAGGTCCAGCTCCTCGCTCCAGTAAGCGCGGTCCGCGAATTGTGCGCACAGTGTGAAGAACGTCGAGTACGCATGGACGGGCACGAGCGGCATACCGATGCGCTGACCCTCTGGCAGCTTGCCTGCGAGCTGCAGCACGTCGTCCCAAGTGCGAGGTGCCACCTCCGCACCTGCTGCACGCATCAAGTCTGTCCGGCAGGCGCTTACTTGTGCGGCCGCATCGACCGGCAGCGCCCACTGCT
Above is a genomic segment from Paenibacillus sp. YYML68 containing:
- a CDS encoding MBL fold metallo-hydrolase, coding for MSHSRLRLNEALIEEMNRTEPPYGTLAVWLLGQESIAVKGDGITLYIDPFVSDYVSRVLGLTRQYEAPLTPEHLTNASMCLITHDHEDHLDPGTMEVVRTTSPDCLVVAPRYSKARLLQLGFEPERIMEANTQRMTDSFDGRLQVLAIPAAHEQLEQDADGHHRYVGYVIRLNGVTVYHAGDTLVYDGLTELLQSQRIDLACLPINGRDYYRTRQPIAGNMNYSEAAQLAWEIGADTVIPLHYDTFDWNTEKPGYFVQELYERYPEQKCHLLARGERYVYVSGRSFIRGCE
- a CDS encoding aldehyde dehydrogenase family protein, translating into MMKGTRNGKEYYRLYIDGQWVDSTSDKLTDVQNPANEEVIATVTDASPEDVQKALESSQRAQLDWQALPYVKRAEYLVKLVEKVKEKREFFARLLVMEQGKTYGEALGEVDDTMAYMMYAVESANKIKGDVLPSNRVGELLQIQKVPYGVTIGLCAWNYPLALIGRKLGPALVTGNTMIIKPHELTPVASAEFFNLIHEVGFPPGVANFVTGTGAEVGQLLVSSPITKLVTVTGSVRAGQQIYKAAADNITALSLELGGKAPFIVLDDADVDKAVEAAVVARFANCGQVCICNEMVLVHEKVADEFTAKLLERVKQVKLGDPFDSSTTMGPKANGLDLKKIDDIVQETVAQGASIAAGGKRPTGGIFDKGYWYEPTVLVNVKPDMAAAQKEIFGPVLPIIRISSFEEAIEIVNSSELGLSAYLFSNDYRKLMHGMNVLQVGTVFLNQGMSGCMQGHHSGHKLSGLGGEDGEYGIAGYLQKRTVYLNYNA
- a CDS encoding ABC transporter substrate-binding protein — translated: MKLKGMTWSHERGLNPLLAASQAFRELEPDVDIEWDARSLADFELYPLELLADAYDLIMIDHPHIGTAVEKKLLMPLNGLIDADFLSDQERHSTGLSYASYTYEGQQWALPVDAAAQVSACRTDLMRAAGAEVAPRTWDDVLQLAGKLPEGQRIGMPLVPVHAYSTFFTLCAQFADRAYWSEELDLPEEIGVAVLELLASLMPVLHPQSVHCDPIDMLNRMGTTDELVYVPLIYGYSNYAREGFRPHVTSFTNIPSSSGKPSGSMIGGVGLAISSKCKYPEVAARFAEMTASPQFQRSTFFLRDGQPGHRTAWLDSKVNRLSGGFFEQTLDTLMYGSMRPRFDGYIAFQEQAGHLIRDTLMQGSSDLRTVVRQLNVMHRQARAGELKARGVSNV
- a CDS encoding glycoside hydrolase family 2 TIM barrel-domain containing protein — translated: MRGLPINDNWKFILDEPEAPHLLTTDDSSWRTVQLPHDWSVEQPFDQEKGEACTGYLLGGIGWYRRSFKTTEAMAGQRVFVNFDGIYNRASIYCNGTLVRFHPYGYSPCVVDLTAALNPLGKENVIAVRVDHSRYADSRWYTGSGIYRKVSMHIVPQVHIPVWGTFYTTPEVSDESATVRGVMTVRNDSERDETVEIVGRLYGPNGEQVAEQKATCHVSKQGQVEVTLDYTVSQPERWEIHQAKLYRAQADVVLGCKVIQTETDTIGIREFRFDADKGFFFNGRRTLIKGVCLHHDGGLVGAAVPLDVWRRRLEKLAVCGCNAIRTAHNPMSEDFMDLCDEMGFLVQVEFFDEWDHPKDKRRNGGEQSVDYLTRGHAEYFREYAQQDLQDTMRRDRNHPCVIQWSIGNEIEWTYPKYNVATGYFGMNASGNYFWTLPPNSRDQIREIIQATPRDHYDIDKTAHQLARWTREMDTTRPVIANCILPSASYESGYIDALDMAGYSYRRVIYDYGHHHYPDKPIMGTENVAQWHEWKAVLEREHVPGIFLWTGIDHMGEAIQKPWPRKGSNLGLLDFAAFEKPSYHMFKSLWTNEPHLHLVTQTLEQSLYVLNEDGELVEKVEGGWQQRVWFWHDVNTHWNYSPQELVVAEVYSNCDEVSLYLNGKLLATRRLEEFEDRIYKWAVPYEAGELKAVGRKLGVTEGETHGETHSESVESALHTVGPVQHIVLEVDKATVAAHEDSVVHVIAQLMDAAGHAITNQNVTLDFEVDGPGRVLGVDNGSSDNVQPYQSTRLTTEAGRGMMLVQGVEAGELVIRATCRSMNRVSNMCKVMVHES
- a CDS encoding enoyl-CoA hydratase/isomerase family protein, translating into MELHDIRVDVADYIATITLNRPSKLNTVTRSMGEQLRAICDHMNKNKEVRVVILTGEGPKSFSAGSDIEVLDDYGSPWDLRNRDDYCMAIRSIRKPVIAMVNGYAIGGGLELALHADIRIASSNARFGAGEIKLGWIGGSGSTQLLPRLVGPGKAAEMVLTGAMLSADEALRTGLVERVVEPDELERTVRELASTIVSYSPIAVENAKLALRAAMNMPLDAGLQYENSLFAFCFTTEDAQEGKQSFKEKRTPHYKGK
- a CDS encoding CaiB/BaiF CoA-transferase family protein; translation: MKLLDGIVVLDFSQYLAGPVSALRLADLGARVIKIERPDAGDGSRQITLSNLRVDGESTVFQSMNRNKESYAANLKDPSDLDKIKKLIQQADVIIENFRPGAMKKLGLDYESVKALNPRIIYGSVTGYGAEGPWKNKPGQDLLVQSMSGLAWMNGDRDQPPVPFGLAVIDLHTSSMFVQTLLGMLLQREKTGTGGLVEISLMEAALDFQFEVLSAYLNREERVQPERSEFHNAHAYLGAPYGIYETADGYIALAMGSVLTLGELLGCDALLGYTDTSTWFSRRDEIKRTLNAHLKTQPTRYWLDRLEPADYWCAEVMDWESALAHDGIAGLDMFQDVVRTSGAVFRTTRYPVRVNGTVLKHAKGAPRVGEDTDRINEQFELSSSQQ